TTCATAGGACCTAAAGTAATGTTGTTTTATGGAATAGAGACGGTTCCCATTCCAAGTAGGAGAAATAGTCTATGAGTTGCGAAGGTTGACAATGTTCTGGCATAGTAGATTTGAAATAGTATGGACTAATGAGCAATGCAACTTatgcaaagaaaaagagagtaaTGCATAGGAAATCATGAGACATTTATTGTGAGAGTCTGGGAAGATTTAAAGGTACTGCTACATCTCACAATTTAATCATAATGAAATGGTGGAATGTAGAATTTCTCAAGATTTTAATgagttatttagtagattatgATAGGATTGCCTTACAATTGAGATAGTGTATGACAATAAAATTGAGTCCttagtcatttattttttaaaaaagcaagaTGATTATCTCTCATACAACTGTCATATAACTATGACAacgtgacaatgaaaatcaatttttgcaCCAACCAttgtaaaagataaaaaaactaAGGGTTAATTTTTACTACCACATCATTATGGTTGTATGTCAGTCGTATAAGAATCTACTAAATAGGATTACTCGCTTATAAATTcaagagtaattctatttagtagactcatGTACGACTGCCATATAATAGAGATGAtataacagtaaaaattaatctttttttttgacaagtgcTGATCTAATGACTGAATTTTAATAAACAACATTACTCTAAAATTCagttaattacaaataaataaagaaaaagaaaaggaaaagcgaaaaaacttgaaaaaacttgaaaaaacgAAGAAGCAATATCCTTAGTCTCTTTGGCACGTATATGTAGGGACTCTCtacaaattacaataaataaagTTGAGCTCCCACACAGGAAGATGCATTTCAACCAGTGAGTTGGGGTCAAGGCGAGACCGACTTTATAGTAGACTCACTAGACTCCATTTGTAGTTTTGTACAGCACCAAAATAAAAGGCCAACAGAATGCCATAGTGCCCAAAGAAGCGACTTTCAGGTTCCCAACAGACATGGAGGCCAGTTATCATCGGAATTTCCTCTGCTTCAGCTTCAATTTTAGCTTCACTACTCTCCTCTTCCTGTCGTTCATCTTTGCCACCTCCTACGCCTCTCTCCTCTCCAACCCACCCCTTCTCGGAATTCACCCTCTCGGTACCACTCTATCTCTCTCTGACTATGCTATTGCTATATTAGCCTCAGAATGTTTGTCTTTGGAGCCTGTTAAATGGGTTTTCGGGGATATTAGGTCATACCCAGATGTCCAATCGGTATGTTCTTATGCGATTTCCATTGAATTCTTGAATTTGAAGTTATTTCTGTGGTGGTTGCAGATGAGAAGTACTTTAAGTCAGACGTTATCAAGTGCAAGGACGGGTCAAAATCCTTCAGCAGAGACCGTGTCAATGACGATTTCTGTGACTGCGTTGACGGGACTGATGAGCCAGGTATTCACTCACATTCAATTTAGACTCTATTTTACTCTAAATTTAGAAATCTCTATGCATGGATATGAGTAATGGTTACTATAGTTGATTCAGAACTTTGATTTCATCTTTTATTCCAATTAATTAGGTGTTGAATGCTGTGTCcacatgaaaaaataaaaataaaaaaataagttgatACTGACGAGTGTACAAAAACGGCCTTTAATCATTTGTGCAGATTAGACTTCAGCATTATTTTTCAAgattctaatttctttttccaCTTTCATAGATTATGGGTGAATCTAATTGCTAAGATCATCAAATCTacaatgtttttgttttgtataatAAAATGAATCAGAGAAATCAGGTAAATGGTCTTATGCCTTTCTGTAATGCTGGTGTGACATGGTTATGTTGCAATCTGAAATCTTGTCCATGAACTTATGTAAAAGATTATTATCAATTTTCTCATGCTGGACGTGTACTTCATTGGATAGTCTTATTGATAATTCTTGGAAACCAGATGTTAAGTGAGATCAAACAGGCATGAGGGCTAGAAAATGGGAGTGCTTGATTGTTTTGGTAGTGTTAATGGACGCTCCTAAAATGATTGTGTTTTACTCTATTTTTATCTGCAAATAAGAGATGGATTCTGATTGTGAGAAGTCTGGTGGAAAGTCACCTGGAATCTCATCTCTACATTTATATGGTACCATTGTTCTCTTTGAGCAAAGTAACCGCCTTCTTTGGGAGCAGTGAAACTAGTCATCCTCTAATTTGAATCATCACAGCATTACTTTCCTCACAAAATTCATAGCTGTCCTGTTGGTTGTCTGTTTACACCTGTAGGGGGAATTTTTTTAGGAAGTTACAACTTTTTTCCAGATTCCAATTCTAATTCTTTGTTTCATAAATCCAGATTCTTACATAAAAATGTAAGGCTAAAATGCACTTGCACgttaaatacaattttatttacaTCCCCtggatttctaatttttctagTCATACTCCCGGTAACTTTTCTAGTCATACCTCCTGTAGTATTCTGCTATTCTAATAAACTATTTCCATCCTTCAAGTCATTAAGGACAATTATTTTCATGAGATGCAAGTGCCCCCTCAGACTCACCCACTGACATTGGTCGTTAATAAGATCCCTATAGCACCAAATTATTCTTATgtgatttgtgtttttttcattaatgattttaaataaGAAGTAAATAAGAATAGTCCATTAGGAAAATTGGAACCAAAGAGATATCAAAGTTGATCATTTGGACCTTTCAATTCATAGATGTGGATCTCGGACCTTTGAATAGAGATATTTCCAAAGCTCACAAaatggaagaaggaaaaaagagtaTAGGCCTAAATAGAATTACATCAAACAACAGTGAATGTAGATGTATCTTACACAAAATATAAGTGTTGTGCATTACATTGAAAATCAGGAATTTTCTATTTATCTTGCTTTCTAACGACATTTGTATTATGGCAAGTAATTTGATCTTGTGTGTTGCATTTGCAGGAACTTCAGCCTGTCCGGCAGGGAAATTTTATTGTAGGAATGTAGGAAGTACACCTCAGTTTATATTTTCTTCTCGCGTTAATGATCGATTTTGTGGTGGGTAATATCATTCCAATTATTTCCTCCTTCTAATAGATCTGGGTATTGATTAGGGccttaatttgttttcattCAAATCCCACAGCTCTTAGGTCTCTTGTTTTCCTGATCTTGTTGGGTGttatctcttgtat
This window of the Corylus avellana chromosome ca5, CavTom2PMs-1.0 genome carries:
- the LOC132181430 gene encoding glucosidase 2 subunit beta; amino-acid sequence: MEASYHRNFLCFSFNFSFTTLLFLSFIFATSYASLLSNPPLLGIHPLDEKYFKSDVIKCKDGSKSFSRDRVNDDFCDCVDGTDEPGTSACPAGKFYCRNVGSTPQFIFSSRVNDRFCDCCDGSDEYDGSISCPKTCIMGGNIDYKTGSYVSTVRDTGSIDAKETKNGANLEDLIEKLKGLKVIIVVQVILVGGVVVYIYRIVNRRVRSKRRRYR